Proteins from a single region of Equus quagga isolate Etosha38 chromosome 18, UCLA_HA_Equagga_1.0, whole genome shotgun sequence:
- the FNDC7 gene encoding fibronectin type III domain-containing protein 7 produces MAGGPKKCLSLIGFSLICLKMVASAKTAPEIPTIDQAYSKISNSITVEWATVPGATSYLLTAKDGDTVIETMVASSPGTVTGLKAATLYQITVRSISAAGRSQASPPKQAKTVLAAPILEVSSPSPDSILVQWEAVYMAIGFSVSVMRANGLGRIWKENTTNTSLTFTSLDSGTLYTIKAYAWNANGTPGDDSTCNQRTSPRAPANIQVSFDSGALKASVSWAPTEGAFNYTVMALSDSSELSCSTTFSSCIISSLQCGTEYLISVLASNDAGSSKSASAVTLKTVACAPARVMIQEDPPGRLSVSWSSADLGDHYVAFVKSDDGLEVHCNTPLTQCNFLSECGFTYFISVFAYNEAGQSPLGDVFNYTTAPCCPSDINPVLVSSDRVEIVWSPVRGAELYETKAVDGFNVVECNDTAPACTLSALECDTKYNITVYSFSEVRGSNMSCTSQFITTAPCSPEIKNITRDAFSVFIVHWRSTNDDATYTVTAQGEKGLHRCSSTGESCTIEGLPCGSVFSVTAVAETQAGQSLPSYSVPLETVPCCPAGLTVTQVTQSVINVSWTLGTGAQSYVTVLDSRTGQSKCLTPQNHCLLGCIACGVNYTVALKAISATGLTTDCAYQSYSSSACCPLGVKLYRLGPNGIRIYWQASRGSANYSTDLYGSKGIFTCAPSAGLSFCDVTEIPCGDVYTVMVSPVAETGLKLTFCPKKIYSVTCSGSKLGMVIYRGKRNAE; encoded by the exons CTCCTGAAATACCCACCATTGATCAGGCATATTCAAAAATCAGCAACAGTATCACCGTGGAATGGGCTACGGTGCCAGGGGCCACCAGTTACCTCCTCACCGCCAAAGATGGGGACACTGTCATTGAAACCATGGTGGCCAGTTCCCCAGGCACGGTGACGGGGCTGAAGGCTGCGACCTTGTACCAAATCACCGTGAGATCCATCAGTGCCGCTGGGAGAAGCCAGGCATCCCCTCCAAAGCAGGCAAAGACAG TGTTGGCAGCACCAATTCTGGAAGTGAGCTCTCCCAGTCCTGACTCTATCCTTGTGCAGTGGGAAGCTGTATATATGGCAATTGGATTCTCTGTGTCCGTTATGCGAGCCAACGGTTTGGGGCGAATATGGAAAGAGAATACCACAAACACCTCCTTGACATTCACCAGTTTAGACTCTGGGACTCTCTACACCATAAAGGCCTATGCATGGAATGCCAATGGAACCCCTGGGGATGACTCCACCTGCAATCAGAGAACCA GTCCTCGTGCTCCTGCCAATATTCAAGTCTCTTTTGATAGTGGGGCTCTGAAGGCATCCGTTTCATGGGCACCGACGGAAGGAGCTTTCAACTATACTGTGATGGCTTTGAGCGACTCTTCGGAGCTGAGCTGTAGTACGACTTTCAGTTCCTGCATCATCTCCTCTCTCCAGTGTGGAACTGAGTACCTGATTTCAGTTTTAGCAAGTAATGATGCTGGATCCAGCAAGTCAGCTTCAGCAGTGACCCTGAAGACCG tTGCTTGTGCACCTGCAAGAGTGATGATCCAAGAAGATCCCCCTGGTCGCCTGTCTGTGTCTTGGTCCAGCGCAGATCTGGGTGATCACTATGTGGCCTTTGTGAAGAGTGATGATGGCTTGGAAGTGCACTGCAACACACCCCTCACCCAGTGCAATTTCCTATCTGAGTGCGGCTTCACTTACTTTATTAGCGTTTTTGCCTACAACGAGGCGGGGCAGAGTCCTCTGGGTGATGTGTTCAATTATACTACAG CTCCCTGTTGTCCTAGTGACATTAACCCTGTATTGGTGTCCAGTGACAGAGTAGAGATTGTCTGGTCTCCTGTCCGTGGTGCCGAACTTTATGAAACCAAGGCTGTAGATGGGTTCAATGTGGTCGAGTGCAATGACACCGCTCCTGCTTGCACCCTTTCAGCTCTAGAGTGTGACACCAAGTACAATATCACAGTGTATTCCTTCAGTGAAGTCCGGGGCAGCAATATGTCATGTACTTCCCAATTTATAACCACAG CTCCTTGCAGtcctgaaataaaaaacattacgAGGGATGCCTTCTCCGTGTTTATTGTGCACTGGCGATCCACAAATGATGATGCTACGTACACGGTGACTGCCCAGGGAGAGAAAGGGCTGCATCGGTGCAGCAGCACGGGAGAGTCCTGTACCATCGAGGGCTTGCCCTGCGGCTCAGTCTTCTCTGTCACTGCTGTGGCCGAAACACAGGCAGGACAGAGCCTCCCCAGCTACAGTGTGCCCCTAGAAACAG TGCCATGCTGTCCAGCTGGTCTGACAGTAACGCAGGTCACCCAATCAGTAATCAATGTGAGCTGGACTCTCGGGACCGGGGCCCAAAGCTATGTGACAGTTCTGGACTCACGCACTGGACAATCTAAGTGTCTCACCCCTCAGAACCACTGCCTCCTGGGATGCATTGCCTGTGGCGTCAATTACACAGTGGCATTAAAAGCAATTAGTGCCACCGGGCTGACTACGGACTGTGCCTACCAAAGTTATTCCTCTA GTGCCTGCTGCCCTTTGGGGGTGAAATTATATAGGCTGGGCCCTAATGGCATCCGGATCTACTGGCAAGCCTCCAGGGGCTCTGCCAATTACAGCACTGACCTCTATGGTTCCAAAGGCATTTTCACATGCGCCCCAAGCGCTGGCCTCAGTTTCTGTGATGTCACCGAGATACCCTGTGGGGATGTATATACCGTGATGGTCTCACCAGTTGCTGAGACAGGACTGAAGCTTACTTTCTGTCCAAAAAAAATATACTCAG tAACCTGCTCAGGAAGTAAACTTGGAATGG TGAtttacagaggaaagagaaacgCAGAATGA